The DNA window gattttttttcacatcaggaaaatgaaaagagcatCTTCGAGGTTCTGGCCAGCacaggagacagaaaaataaaacaaagcttaaATATTGGCTGAAAATCACCCTGTCAAGCCATTTCAATGGGGGTCCTGTAATGGTAGTGTCTTTAGCTCTCTTGTCTTGAGGTGATCATACTCTCAGAGACCATTCAAAACAGCTATAAGAAGAACTACAACAATGGACAGAAGTCCCAATACTCAGAGTGTCAATGACCATCGGTCCTCTCTTTCTATGGCTGGCCAGAACCTTCAAATCAGCCTTTCCTTCTCTAGTTTCAGGTTCTTCTCTTCATGGCCATAACCAGTTTCAGCCTGGGCAGGGGAGGACAGTGGACCAAGGTCCTGCTCAAACTGCTCTCACCTTCCTCCCCACGATGGCCTCCACTCCTCACCAGTTCCAGAGGGACTTCACATTCTGCATTGTCAACTGTGATGCTTCCGAGTCCCTGCTACAGCCTCAGCTAGAACACTCTGGGACAGGTGAGTAATGTTCCACTCAGTGCAGAAGCCGCTTCACCGCCCTCTTTCCTGGACTCCCTCCAGGTGTTTGTTGTTGTAAACATTCTCATAAAGGTCTCCCTGGGCACACGTGGAAAAGCTTCTCTTTGGGAAGACTGGTAGGAAGCAAGGTTAAATTTTTCAAAGGAGTTTGattaataaaaacagaaccaaacgCAACATAAAAGAGATCTAGAATTTGCAAATTCCTGGAGTGCATGCTCACATGCATATTTGAGTGTGTGTTTGGAGGGTTTCCCTGACCCAACTAGGGTGCACTTCCTACCACATGTATGACCTTCCTTCCAGAGTAACTGAGGGTTCAATTCCCAGAAGTAAAAAAGTGAAACTGAAGCCCCCTGTGACTTGTGGTCCCAATGCTGTTGTGGGGTACAGTGCTCTCTAGTGTCTCTAGTCGTAGGCACACTCTGTGCTGGTGTGCACCTTTTGTCTTGTTAGATTGTGGTGGCATTCCACATTCCAGGCATCAGTGTTTGGAGCTGTCCATGACCTTCACTTGGAAAGACTGAGGGCAGCTGGACCAGGCCCAGAGGACCCTATTCTGGGAAGTACTGCTGGAGACCTTCAGAACTCTGGTCTCCCTGGAGCATGCAATTCCCAAACCCGAGTCGACCTCACAGCTTGAAGCACCGGTAAGAGACGGAGAGAGATCGTTGCTGAAGGACCTGTCCAGGTGACAAGTTAAGCCCGGGACCAGCCTGCTTTGTGTTAGGAGGCCTTGCTCCAGGGAAGACTCAGGAAGCCAGCAGGTCCTCCAGGGTCGGCAAACCAGAGATCAGGAAAGGTTGCTGAAAATTCAGGGAGACCAGTTACAGTTTCTCACAAGGAGATCCTCCTGGAGAAGATAAGCCTTGAACACACAGGTTGCGGACAGATGAGAGTCTACAGTCAAGGGTTTTCCAGAAGCAAGATGCTGCCGGAGATGCTACTCATGACTGGGCCACACAAGTGCCAGTAAAGACAGTAGTTCCTGCTGGACAGACCCTTTACAAACACAAAGAATGTAAGAAAGCATTCAACAAGAATTACCCCCCTCCTTGTTCAACGTCGGCAGATTCACACTGGAGGGAAGCCTTAGGAATGCCACACGTGAAAAAGTAGATTTTGCTCGACACATGAGGATTCAGGCTGGGGAGAAGCCCTGTAAGTGCATAGACCGTGGGAAGGTCTTTAACTGGAGGTCACACCTCATGCACCACCAGCATATCCACACCGGCAAGAAGCCCTGTAAGTGCAGTGAATGCAGAAAGACTGTCAACCATCACTCTGTTTTCATCCAGCCTAACATGACCCACAATGGCAAAAAACCCTTCGGACGCGAagagtgtgggaaagcctttcaCTGCAACTTTTCCTTAACGCAGCACAAGGGGATTCACACTAGAGACAAGCCCCACATGTGCAGGGATTAGGCAAAGACCTTCCCCGTCTGATTTTATTTGACCCCGTGAGACCCTCATAGCACAAAAGCCCCATGTGTGTAAAGAACGTGGGGAAGGTTTTCCCTACAGCTTCTCCCTCACTTCACACAGCAGGAgtcacactggagagaagccctatgaGGGCAGTGAGTGTGGAAAGGCCTTTGCCTAACCCTCTGCTTTGTCCAGCAAGGGACGATTCACATGAAAGGAAACGGTGAGTGCAAatagtgtgggaaagcctttgaaacagcttttctttcccttgaccTTTGAGGAGTGGTGTTGGGGAGACACGCTCTGAACGCAGTGAGTAGAGGAAAGCCTTAAGATGTGGCTCATCTCTCACTCGACATTAAAGAATTCATGCAGGAGAGAAACTCTTTGAGTGTAAGAGACGTGGGAAGACCTTTTGCACCTGCCCACCTCAGTCAACATCCAAGAACTTCTGTAGGGAAAAGACCTCTTGACTACTACTACTACAGAAAATCATGAGGTCACAGGAAACATGGTACTCGGCATCTGAGAATTCCTGTAGGGGAGAGACCTCTCGGTTA is part of the Mustela nigripes isolate SB6536 chromosome 2, MUSNIG.SB6536, whole genome shotgun sequence genome and encodes:
- the ZNF80 gene encoding LOW QUALITY PROTEIN: zinc finger protein 80 (The sequence of the model RefSeq protein was modified relative to this genomic sequence to represent the inferred CDS: inserted 4 bases in 2 codons; deleted 1 base in 1 codon; substituted 3 bases at 3 genomic stop codons), with amino-acid sequence MASTPHQFQRDFTFCIVNCDASESLLQPQLEHSGTDESLQSRVFQKQDAAGDATHDWATQVPVKTVVPAGQTLYKHKECKKAFNKNTPLLVQRRQIHTGGKPXECHTXEKVDFARHMRIQAGEKPCKCIDRGKVFNWRSHLMHHQHIHTGKKPCKCSECRKTVNHHSVFIQPNMTHNGKKPFGREECGKAFHCNFSLTQHKGIHTRDKPHMCRDXAKTFPXSDFIXPRETLIAQKPHVCKERGEGFPYSFSLTSHSRSHTGEKPYEGSECGKAFA